Proteins encoded within one genomic window of Saccharopolyspora pogona:
- a CDS encoding GreA/GreB family elongation factor, whose amino-acid sequence MATTQRLWLTQHAHDRLRDELAELLDHRQGGSAEGTADDQDFATDAGRRRGRIREIQELLRNAVVGEAPPDDGIAEPGMVLTVRFDYDETETFLLGARDGSDLDGLTVYSPDSPLGAALSGAKQGEQRTYCVPNGGTVRVTLVRAVPYGRHGAGQP is encoded by the coding sequence ATGGCCACGACGCAACGCCTCTGGTTGACCCAGCACGCCCACGACCGGCTCCGGGACGAGCTGGCCGAGCTGCTCGACCACCGCCAGGGCGGCTCAGCCGAGGGCACAGCCGACGACCAGGACTTCGCCACGGACGCGGGACGTCGCCGCGGACGCATCCGGGAGATCCAGGAACTGCTCCGGAACGCTGTGGTCGGCGAGGCACCACCGGACGACGGAATCGCCGAACCTGGCATGGTCCTCACCGTCCGCTTCGACTACGACGAGACGGAGACGTTCCTGCTCGGCGCGCGCGATGGCTCCGACCTCGACGGGCTCACCGTCTACTCGCCCGATTCACCGCTGGGCGCCGCGCTGTCCGGAGCCAAGCAGGGCGAGCAGCGGACCTACTGCGTCCCCAACGGCGGCACCGTGCGGGTGACCTTGGTGCGTGCCGTGCCCTACGGGCGCCAC
- a CDS encoding DinB family protein has product MAEPGPKSDLHRYLRTAREALLWKLDGLSEYDIRRPLTPTGTNLLGLIKHLTGCELGYFGITFGRPFDELLPWLTDDAEPNVDMWATADESRDEIVGLYRRVCAHSDATIDELALDDAGTVPHWPDDRKRITLHRVLVHMIAETHRHAGHADIIRELIDGATGLRQENDNMAPGDQAWWQAYRDRLENVARQADRG; this is encoded by the coding sequence ATGGCCGAGCCGGGACCGAAGTCCGACCTGCACCGCTACCTGCGGACCGCGCGCGAGGCCCTGCTGTGGAAGCTGGACGGACTGTCCGAGTACGACATCCGCCGACCGCTGACACCGACCGGCACCAACCTGCTGGGACTGATCAAGCACCTGACCGGCTGCGAGCTGGGGTACTTCGGCATCACCTTCGGGCGCCCGTTCGACGAGCTGCTGCCCTGGCTGACCGACGACGCCGAACCCAACGTGGACATGTGGGCGACCGCGGACGAATCGCGCGACGAGATCGTCGGGCTATACCGCCGGGTGTGCGCGCACTCGGACGCCACGATCGACGAGCTGGCGCTGGATGACGCCGGCACGGTGCCGCACTGGCCGGATGACCGGAAGCGGATCACGCTGCACCGGGTCCTGGTGCACATGATCGCCGAGACCCATCGGCACGCCGGCCATGCCGACATCATCCGGGAGCTCATCGACGGCGCCACCGGCCTGCGCCAGGAGAACGACAACATGGCACCGGGCGACCAAGCGTGGTGGCAGGCCTACCGGGACCGGCTCGAAAACGTGGCGCGGCAAGCCGACCGGGGTTGA
- a CDS encoding DUF6292 family protein — MDMTSPAAGGLINYVRTVAGDLGDDVYEVDVDLESGLATAIILVHSKVPTLVDFPLLLTWDEVSGWALRVETDGRGDTTAIEFMGEDILPDPGLVRHFLREAISGRNPGMVQPPSFRMPNAGDDLEDRLARFAA; from the coding sequence ATGGACATGACGAGTCCGGCAGCAGGTGGTTTGATCAACTACGTGCGCACGGTGGCGGGCGACTTGGGCGACGACGTGTACGAGGTGGACGTCGACCTGGAAAGCGGGTTGGCCACGGCGATCATCCTCGTGCACTCCAAGGTGCCCACCCTCGTGGACTTCCCGCTCCTGCTCACCTGGGACGAGGTCAGCGGCTGGGCGCTGCGGGTCGAGACCGACGGCCGGGGGGACACCACGGCCATCGAGTTCATGGGCGAGGACATCCTGCCCGACCCCGGCTTGGTGCGGCACTTCCTGCGGGAGGCGATCAGCGGCCGCAACCCGGGCATGGTCCAGCCGCCGTCGTTCCGCATGCCGAACGCGGGCGACGACCTGGAGGACCGGCTCGCGCGCTTCGCAGCCTGA
- a CDS encoding GlsB/YeaQ/YmgE family stress response membrane protein → MGILSWILFGLIAGAIAKFILPGRDPGGIIVTIGIGIVGGLLGGWISTRLAGGAGVTGFNVMSFVWAVIGSLVLLLLYRLIFHRTHA, encoded by the coding sequence ATGGGAATTCTCAGCTGGATCTTGTTCGGCCTGATCGCCGGGGCGATCGCCAAGTTCATCCTGCCGGGCCGCGACCCCGGCGGAATCATCGTGACCATCGGGATCGGGATCGTCGGTGGACTGCTCGGGGGATGGATCTCAACCCGCCTTGCCGGTGGTGCGGGAGTTACCGGCTTCAACGTGATGAGCTTCGTGTGGGCGGTCATAGGATCGCTGGTCCTCCTGCTGCTCTACCGCCTGATCTTCCATCGCACGCACGCTTGA
- a CDS encoding twin-arginine translocation signal domain-containing protein — MTDEHRGCSRRQFLAYAAVAVPLAACSKQAVPGSKPRRVRRRGC; from the coding sequence ATGACCGATGAGCACCGCGGATGCTCGCGACGGCAGTTCCTCGCCTACGCCGCCGTCGCGGTGCCGCTGGCCGCGTGCTCGAAGCAGGCCGTCCCTGGAAGCAAGCCCCGGCGGGTGCGCCGCCGTGGATGTTGA